Proteins co-encoded in one Flavivirga eckloniae genomic window:
- the infB gene encoding translation initiation factor IF-2 has protein sequence MAETIRLNKVLRELNISLDRAVEFLDSKGIEIEKRPTTKISEEIYSVLSNEFQVDANKKVASKEVGEAKIKEKEVLREQRERELEEKQKVTARKDEVVKAAAALSGPKKVGKIDLDPKKKKAEPVSNKTEKVEEPKTPEKPAVKKEVAEPAKPVVKKEEVKAVKEEVKAVKKEVKTEKPKVVVEKKAEEKKEEKPKKQILNEAGELVPDERVETQYKKLTGPKIAGDKIDLSKFVKPKKKKEEKKPEAKAGEAGAANKKKRRRISKAGGPQSGNNQGGGNRQGGRSGGNDRFKGKPGQGRRHIVKEEPSEEDVKKQVRETLEKLQGKSSKGKGAKYRRDKRDQHREQTEIDQQIEAAESKILKVTEFVTASEVATMMDVSVTQIISACMSLGMMVTMNQRLDAETLSIVAEEFGYQVEFVTADIEESIEEVEDKEEDLKSRAPIVTVMGHVDHGKTSLLDYIRKENVIAGESGGITQHIGAYGVELEGGQKIAFLDTPGHEAFTAMRARGAQVTDIAIIVAAADDDIMPQTKEAISHAQAAGVPIVFAINKIDKPDANPDKIKEGLAQMNLLVEDWGGKIQSHDISAKVGTGVKELLEKVLLEAELLELKANPDKQAVGTVVEAFLDKGRGYVSTILVQAGTLKVGDYVLAGQHSGKVKAMHDERGNDVEAAGPSTPVSILGLDGAPQAGDKFNVFADEREAKQIASKRAQLQREQSVRTQRHITLDEIGRRIALGDFQELNIILKGDVDGSVEALTDSFQKLSTEEIQVNILHKGVGAITESDVLLASASDAIIVGFNVRPVGNARMIADKEEIDIRTYSIIYDAINDLKDAMEGMLSPELKEEITGTAEIREIFKVSKVGSIAGCMVTNGKILRSSNIRLIRDGVVVYTGELVSLKRFKDDAKEVSKGYDCGMQIKNYNDIKEGDIIEAFHEVEVKKKLK, from the coding sequence ATGGCTGAAACAATTAGATTAAATAAAGTATTACGCGAGCTTAATATCTCTTTAGATCGTGCCGTAGAATTTTTAGATTCTAAAGGTATTGAAATAGAGAAACGACCCACTACAAAAATTTCAGAAGAAATATACAGTGTTCTTTCTAATGAATTTCAAGTTGATGCTAACAAAAAAGTGGCATCGAAAGAGGTTGGTGAAGCTAAGATAAAAGAGAAAGAAGTGTTGCGAGAGCAACGCGAGCGTGAGCTTGAAGAGAAACAAAAAGTAACAGCCAGAAAAGATGAAGTAGTTAAAGCTGCTGCAGCACTTTCAGGACCTAAAAAAGTTGGTAAAATAGATTTAGATCCAAAAAAGAAAAAAGCAGAACCAGTTTCTAACAAAACAGAAAAGGTAGAAGAACCTAAAACGCCCGAAAAACCAGCTGTTAAAAAAGAAGTAGCGGAACCTGCGAAGCCTGTTGTTAAAAAAGAGGAGGTCAAAGCGGTAAAAGAAGAAGTAAAAGCTGTTAAGAAAGAGGTTAAAACAGAGAAACCTAAAGTTGTCGTAGAGAAAAAAGCTGAAGAAAAGAAGGAAGAAAAACCTAAAAAGCAGATTTTAAACGAAGCTGGAGAACTTGTTCCAGATGAAAGAGTAGAAACACAGTACAAAAAACTAACAGGTCCAAAAATAGCTGGCGATAAAATAGATTTATCCAAATTTGTTAAGCCAAAGAAAAAGAAAGAAGAAAAGAAACCAGAAGCCAAAGCTGGTGAAGCAGGAGCTGCTAATAAGAAAAAACGTAGACGTATTAGCAAAGCTGGCGGACCGCAATCTGGGAACAATCAAGGAGGAGGAAATAGACAAGGAGGAAGGTCTGGAGGAAACGATAGATTTAAAGGAAAACCAGGTCAAGGTCGTCGTCACATTGTAAAAGAAGAGCCTAGTGAAGAAGATGTAAAAAAACAAGTGCGGGAAACACTTGAAAAACTTCAAGGAAAATCTTCAAAAGGTAAAGGAGCAAAATACAGAAGAGATAAAAGAGATCAGCATAGAGAACAAACTGAGATCGATCAGCAAATAGAAGCAGCAGAAAGTAAAATTCTTAAAGTTACAGAGTTTGTAACCGCAAGTGAAGTTGCTACTATGATGGATGTATCTGTTACCCAAATTATTTCGGCATGTATGTCGTTAGGTATGATGGTAACCATGAATCAGCGTTTAGATGCCGAAACATTATCTATCGTAGCAGAAGAATTCGGTTATCAAGTAGAGTTTGTAACTGCAGATATCGAAGAGTCTATTGAAGAAGTAGAAGATAAAGAAGAAGATTTAAAATCACGTGCACCTATAGTAACTGTAATGGGACACGTAGATCATGGTAAAACATCGCTTCTGGATTATATACGTAAAGAAAATGTAATTGCAGGTGAGTCTGGTGGAATTACCCAACACATTGGAGCTTATGGTGTAGAACTGGAAGGCGGACAAAAAATAGCGTTTTTAGATACACCAGGTCACGAAGCCTTTACGGCGATGCGTGCTCGTGGTGCACAAGTTACAGATATTGCGATTATTGTAGCTGCTGCAGACGACGATATCATGCCACAAACCAAAGAGGCGATATCTCACGCACAAGCAGCAGGAGTCCCTATTGTTTTTGCAATTAATAAAATAGATAAGCCAGATGCCAATCCAGATAAGATTAAAGAAGGATTAGCACAAATGAATCTTTTAGTTGAAGATTGGGGTGGAAAAATTCAATCCCACGATATTTCGGCTAAAGTGGGAACAGGAGTAAAAGAACTATTAGAAAAAGTATTGCTTGAGGCTGAGTTATTAGAGCTAAAGGCAAATCCAGATAAACAAGCTGTAGGTACAGTTGTAGAAGCCTTCTTGGATAAAGGTCGTGGTTATGTATCAACTATTTTGGTACAGGCAGGAACACTAAAAGTTGGTGATTATGTATTAGCAGGTCAACACAGTGGTAAAGTGAAAGCAATGCATGACGAACGAGGAAATGATGTTGAAGCTGCGGGACCTTCTACACCTGTTTCTATTCTAGGTTTAGATGGTGCGCCACAAGCGGGTGATAAATTTAATGTGTTTGCAGATGAGCGTGAAGCTAAGCAAATTGCATCAAAGAGAGCGCAGTTGCAAAGAGAACAATCTGTTAGAACACAACGTCATATTACGCTTGACGAGATTGGTCGTCGTATAGCACTTGGTGATTTCCAAGAATTAAATATCATCCTTAAAGGTGATGTGGATGGTTCGGTAGAAGCATTAACAGACTCATTCCAAAAACTGTCTACAGAAGAAATTCAAGTTAATATCCTGCATAAAGGGGTTGGAGCCATTACGGAAAGTGACGTATTGTTAGCATCAGCATCCGATGCTATTATAGTCGGGTTTAATGTGCGTCCTGTAGGAAATGCTAGAATGATTGCCGATAAAGAAGAAATCGACATTAGAACATATTCTATTATTTACGATGCCATTAACGATCTTAAAGATGCGATGGAAGGCATGTTGTCGCCAGAACTTAAAGAAGAAATTACTGGTACAGCAGAGATTAGAGAAATATTTAAAGTATCTAAAGTTGGAAGCATTGCAGGTTGTATGGTAACTAATGGTAAAATATTAAGATCATCTAATATTCGCTTAATTAGAGACGGTGTAGTTGTTTATACTGGCGAATTAGTATCGTTAAAACGATTCAAGGATGATGCTAAGGAAGTTAGTAAAGGTTACGACTGTGGTATGCAAATTAAAAACTACAACGATATTAAAGAAGGAGATATTATTGAAGCCTTCCATGAAGTTGAGGTTAAAAAGAAACTTAAATAA